One genomic segment of Scophthalmus maximus strain ysfricsl-2021 chromosome 3, ASM2237912v1, whole genome shotgun sequence includes these proteins:
- the paxx gene encoding protein PAXX isoform X3 — translation MNMNMNMNVEASQTSYCTVLDGKSRCKYVCYTRRRNDGAFCVCLTDAADVWSTEYTEDALSQFRQRFALKSTEDYLLKLRSACGSGDVSVVVHDAGAELRVGSGPGALSVGLSRLEGQQAAEELRELLFRMADSIAQLDIRPPTVSPVKNSLRHQTDFEPRQQQSCAPSVTVKRRAPGASLINPGTKKKMQATGVAFDDADED, via the exons atgaacatgaacatgaacatgaacgtGGAGGCGAGCCAGACGTCCTACTGCACCGTGCTGGACGGGAAGAGCCGCTGTAAGTACGTGTGCTACACGCGGAGGAGGAACGACGGCGCCTTCTGTGTCTG TCTGACAGATGCAGCTGATGTTTGGAGCACAGAGTACACGGAGGACGCCTTGAGCCAGTTC AGACAGAGGTTTGCCCTGAAATCCACAGAAGATTATCTCCTCAAGCTCAG GTCGGCCTGTGGTAGCGGGGATGTGTCCGTCGTGGTCCACGACGCCGGGGCAGAGCTCCGGGTGGGCTCCGGGCCGGGCGCGCTGAGCGTGGGCCTGTCCCGGCTGGAGGGCCAACAAGCTGCAGAGGAACTGAGGGAGCTGCTGTTCAGAATGGCCGACAGTATTGCTCAGCTTGAca TTAGACCCCCGACCGTCAGCCCGGTGAAAAACTCCCTCAGGCACCAAACAG ACTTTGAgccccggcagcagcagagctgtgCTCCGTCGGTGACCGTGAAGAGACGAGCTCCGGGGGCTTCGCTCATCAACCCGGGAACTAAAAA AAAGATGCAAGCGACTGGCGTGGCCTTCGATGACGCAGACGAGGACTGA
- the paxx gene encoding protein PAXX isoform X1 codes for MNMNMNMNVEASQTSYCTVLDGKSRCKYVCYTRRRNDGAFCVCLTDAADVWSTEYTEDALSQFRQRFALKSTEDYLLKLRSACGSGDVSVVVHDAGAELRVGSGPGALSVGLSRLEGQQAAEELRELLFRMADSIAQLDSKFRPPTVSPVKNSLRHQTDFEPRQQQSCAPSVTVKRRAPGASLINPGTKKKMQATGVAFDDADED; via the exons atgaacatgaacatgaacatgaacgtGGAGGCGAGCCAGACGTCCTACTGCACCGTGCTGGACGGGAAGAGCCGCTGTAAGTACGTGTGCTACACGCGGAGGAGGAACGACGGCGCCTTCTGTGTCTG TCTGACAGATGCAGCTGATGTTTGGAGCACAGAGTACACGGAGGACGCCTTGAGCCAGTTC AGACAGAGGTTTGCCCTGAAATCCACAGAAGATTATCTCCTCAAGCTCAG GTCGGCCTGTGGTAGCGGGGATGTGTCCGTCGTGGTCCACGACGCCGGGGCAGAGCTCCGGGTGGGCTCCGGGCCGGGCGCGCTGAGCGTGGGCCTGTCCCGGCTGGAGGGCCAACAAGCTGCAGAGGAACTGAGGGAGCTGCTGTTCAGAATGGCCGACAGTATTGCTCAGCTTGAcagtaaat TTAGACCCCCGACCGTCAGCCCGGTGAAAAACTCCCTCAGGCACCAAACAG ACTTTGAgccccggcagcagcagagctgtgCTCCGTCGGTGACCGTGAAGAGACGAGCTCCGGGGGCTTCGCTCATCAACCCGGGAACTAAAAA AAAGATGCAAGCGACTGGCGTGGCCTTCGATGACGCAGACGAGGACTGA
- the paxx gene encoding protein PAXX isoform X4: MNMNMNMNVEASQTSYCTVLDGKSRCKYVCYTRRRNDGAFCVCLTDAADVWSTEYTEDALSQFRFALKSTEDYLLKLRSACGSGDVSVVVHDAGAELRVGSGPGALSVGLSRLEGQQAAEELRELLFRMADSIAQLDSKFRPPTVSPVKNSLRHQTDFEPRQQQSCAPSVTVKRRAPGASLINPGTKKKMQATGVAFDDADED; this comes from the exons atgaacatgaacatgaacatgaacgtGGAGGCGAGCCAGACGTCCTACTGCACCGTGCTGGACGGGAAGAGCCGCTGTAAGTACGTGTGCTACACGCGGAGGAGGAACGACGGCGCCTTCTGTGTCTG TCTGACAGATGCAGCTGATGTTTGGAGCACAGAGTACACGGAGGACGCCTTGAGCCAGTTC AGGTTTGCCCTGAAATCCACAGAAGATTATCTCCTCAAGCTCAG GTCGGCCTGTGGTAGCGGGGATGTGTCCGTCGTGGTCCACGACGCCGGGGCAGAGCTCCGGGTGGGCTCCGGGCCGGGCGCGCTGAGCGTGGGCCTGTCCCGGCTGGAGGGCCAACAAGCTGCAGAGGAACTGAGGGAGCTGCTGTTCAGAATGGCCGACAGTATTGCTCAGCTTGAcagtaaat TTAGACCCCCGACCGTCAGCCCGGTGAAAAACTCCCTCAGGCACCAAACAG ACTTTGAgccccggcagcagcagagctgtgCTCCGTCGGTGACCGTGAAGAGACGAGCTCCGGGGGCTTCGCTCATCAACCCGGGAACTAAAAA AAAGATGCAAGCGACTGGCGTGGCCTTCGATGACGCAGACGAGGACTGA
- the paxx gene encoding protein PAXX isoform X2, with amino-acid sequence MNMNMNMNVEASQTSYCTVLDGKSRCKYVCYTRRRNDGAFCVCLTDAADVWSTEYTEDALSQFRQRFALKSTEDYLLKLRSACGSGDVSVVVHDAGAELRVGSGPGALSVGLSRLEGQQAAEELRELLFRMADSIAQLDSKFRPPTVSPVKNSLRHQTDFEPRQQQSCAPSVTVKRRAPGASLINPGTKKFSSSKDASDWRGLR; translated from the exons atgaacatgaacatgaacatgaacgtGGAGGCGAGCCAGACGTCCTACTGCACCGTGCTGGACGGGAAGAGCCGCTGTAAGTACGTGTGCTACACGCGGAGGAGGAACGACGGCGCCTTCTGTGTCTG TCTGACAGATGCAGCTGATGTTTGGAGCACAGAGTACACGGAGGACGCCTTGAGCCAGTTC AGACAGAGGTTTGCCCTGAAATCCACAGAAGATTATCTCCTCAAGCTCAG GTCGGCCTGTGGTAGCGGGGATGTGTCCGTCGTGGTCCACGACGCCGGGGCAGAGCTCCGGGTGGGCTCCGGGCCGGGCGCGCTGAGCGTGGGCCTGTCCCGGCTGGAGGGCCAACAAGCTGCAGAGGAACTGAGGGAGCTGCTGTTCAGAATGGCCGACAGTATTGCTCAGCTTGAcagtaaat TTAGACCCCCGACCGTCAGCCCGGTGAAAAACTCCCTCAGGCACCAAACAG ACTTTGAgccccggcagcagcagagctgtgCTCCGTCGGTGACCGTGAAGAGACGAGCTCCGGGGGCTTCGCTCATCAACCCGGGAACTAAAAAGTTCAGTTCATCG AAAGATGCAAGCGACTGGCGTGGCCTTCGATGA
- the LOC118314571 gene encoding perforin-1 isoform X2 yields MASSLPLLLLVLCSLTVAEAQLKLFNLRASNLPSNILGTTDGYVKVFCGPAVLGETSVRNNNPNPWWAEEFSHFKAQENDILRLEVHDSDIIFNDLLGVCQRRIKVGTHEHDCFLEKGGTLHYSYTLGGQQACLDV; encoded by the coding sequence ATGGCCTCCAGTCTCCCGCTCCTCCTGCTGGTGCTATGCAGTCTGACGGTGGCTGAAGCCCAGCTCAAATTGTTTAACCTGCGGGCGAGCAATCTTCCCTCCAACATCCTGGGAACCACAGACGGCTACGTCAAGGTGTTCTGTGGCCCTGCCGTTCTTGGCGAGACGTCTGTCCGCAACAACAACCCAAACCCCTGGTGGGCGGAGGAGTTCAGCCACTTCAAGGCCCAGGAGAATGACATCCTGAGGCTCGAGGTGCACGACAGTGACATCATCTTCAACGACCTGCTGGGAGTCTGCCAGAGACGGATCAAAGTGGGAACCCATGAGCACGACTGCTTCCTGGAGAAAGGCGGAACGCTCCATTACTCGTATACCCTTGGTGGTCAACAGGCTTGTTTAGATGTGTGA
- the LOC118314571 gene encoding perforin-1 isoform X1 yields MAAEILRVSGEAMASSLPLLLLVLCSLTVAEAQLKLFNLRASNLPSNILGTTDGYVKVFCGPAVLGETSVRNNNPNPWWAEEFSHFKAQENDILRLEVHDSDIIFNDLLGVCQRRIKVGTHEHDCFLEKGGTLHYSYTLGGQQACLDV; encoded by the exons ATGGCTGCCGAAATACTTCGGG TGTCCGGTGAAGCCATGGCCTCCAGTCTCCCGCTCCTCCTGCTGGTGCTATGCAGTCTGACGGTGGCTGAAGCCCAGCTCAAATTGTTTAACCTGCGGGCGAGCAATCTTCCCTCCAACATCCTGGGAACCACAGACGGCTACGTCAAGGTGTTCTGTGGCCCTGCCGTTCTTGGCGAGACGTCTGTCCGCAACAACAACCCAAACCCCTGGTGGGCGGAGGAGTTCAGCCACTTCAAGGCCCAGGAGAATGACATCCTGAGGCTCGAGGTGCACGACAGTGACATCATCTTCAACGACCTGCTGGGAGTCTGCCAGAGACGGATCAAAGTGGGAACCCATGAGCACGACTGCTTCCTGGAGAAAGGCGGAACGCTCCATTACTCGTATACCCTTGGTGGTCAACAGGCTTGTTTAGATGTGTGA
- the LOC118314561 gene encoding perforin-1 isoform X2, protein MGVSFLIKLIGALLAYKIWDCRWRGQKQSIKTTVSCEAMASSLPLLLLVLCSLTVAEARLSLSNLRASGLRPDTFSAADGYVKVFCSSANLGTTSVKLNNPNPWWSEAFSYFDARQHDILKLQVFDRDLLSDDLLGVCQIQIKVGNYGHDCPLKTGGNLHYEYTLSV, encoded by the exons ATgggagtttcttttttaatcaaactgaTTGGAGCTCTGCTGGCCTATAAAATATGGGACTGCAGATGGAGAGGTCAGAAGCAAAGTATCAAAACTACAG TTTCCTGTGAAGCCATGGCCTCCagtcttcccctcctcctgctggtccTGTGCAGTCTGACTGTGGCAGAAGCTCGGCTGAGTTTGTCCAACCTGCGGGCCAGCGGTCTTCGCCCTGACACTTTTTCAGCCGCAGATGGCTACGTTAAGGTGTTCTGTAGCTCCGCCAATCTTGGCACGACATCCGTCAAACTCAACAACCCAAACCCCTGGTGGTCGGAGGCGTTCTCCTACTTCGATGCCCGGCAGCATGACATCCTGAAGCTCCAGGTGTTTGACAGGGACCTCCTCTCCGATGACCTGCTGGGAGTCTGCCAAATTCAGATCAAAGTGGGAAACTATGGGCACGACTGCCCCCTGAAGACAGGCGGCAACCTCCATTACGAGTACACCCTCAGCGTGTAG
- the LOC118314561 gene encoding perforin-1 isoform X4: MASSLPLLLLVLCSLTVAEARLSLSNLRASGLRPDTFSAADGYVKVFCSSANLGTTSVKLNNPNPWWSEAFSYFDARQHDILKLQVFDRDLLSDDLLGVCQIQIKVGNYGHDCPLKTGGNLHYEYTLSV; encoded by the coding sequence ATGGCCTCCagtcttcccctcctcctgctggtccTGTGCAGTCTGACTGTGGCAGAAGCTCGGCTGAGTTTGTCCAACCTGCGGGCCAGCGGTCTTCGCCCTGACACTTTTTCAGCCGCAGATGGCTACGTTAAGGTGTTCTGTAGCTCCGCCAATCTTGGCACGACATCCGTCAAACTCAACAACCCAAACCCCTGGTGGTCGGAGGCGTTCTCCTACTTCGATGCCCGGCAGCATGACATCCTGAAGCTCCAGGTGTTTGACAGGGACCTCCTCTCCGATGACCTGCTGGGAGTCTGCCAAATTCAGATCAAAGTGGGAAACTATGGGCACGACTGCCCCCTGAAGACAGGCGGCAACCTCCATTACGAGTACACCCTCAGCGTGTAG
- the LOC118314561 gene encoding perforin-1 isoform X1, with protein MGVSFLIKLIGALLAYKIWDCRWRGQKQSIKTTVSCEAMASGLPLLLLVLCSLTAAEAWLRLYNLRARGLDSDPFSAADGYVKVIIYGSAHLGTTSVKLNNPNPFWTEEFSYFDASENDILRLEVFDRDLVYDDLLGVCQRRIKVGTHQHDCCLEEGGTLYYTYTLGGQ; from the exons ATgggagtttcttttttaatcaaactgaTTGGAGCTCTGCTGGCCTATAAAATATGGGACTGCAGATGGAGAGGTCAGAAGCAAAGTATCAAAACTACAG TGTCCTGTGAAGCCATGGCCTCCggtcttcccctcctcctgctggtccTGTGCAGTCTGACTGCGGCCGAAGCTTGGCTGAGGTTGTACAACCTGCGGGCCCGCGGTCTTGACTCTGACCCTTTTTCAGCCGCAGATGGCTACGTTAAGGTGATCATCTACGGCTCTGCCCATCTTGGGACGACATCCGTCAAACTCAACAACCCAAACCCCTTTTGGACCGAGGAGTTCTCCTACTTCGATGCCTCGGAGAATGACATCCTGAGGCTCGAGGTGTTCGACAGGGACCTCGTCTACGACGACCTGCTGGGAGTCTGCCAGAGACGGATCAAAGTCGGAACCCATCAGCACGACTGCTGCCTGGAGGAAGGCGGAACGCTCTATTACACATATACCCTTGGTGGTCAATAG
- the LOC118314561 gene encoding perforin-1 isoform X3 produces the protein MASGLPLLLLVLCSLTAAEAWLRLYNLRARGLDSDPFSAADGYVKVIIYGSAHLGTTSVKLNNPNPFWTEEFSYFDASENDILRLEVFDRDLVYDDLLGVCQRRIKVGTHQHDCCLEEGGTLYYTYTLGGQ, from the coding sequence ATGGCCTCCggtcttcccctcctcctgctggtccTGTGCAGTCTGACTGCGGCCGAAGCTTGGCTGAGGTTGTACAACCTGCGGGCCCGCGGTCTTGACTCTGACCCTTTTTCAGCCGCAGATGGCTACGTTAAGGTGATCATCTACGGCTCTGCCCATCTTGGGACGACATCCGTCAAACTCAACAACCCAAACCCCTTTTGGACCGAGGAGTTCTCCTACTTCGATGCCTCGGAGAATGACATCCTGAGGCTCGAGGTGTTCGACAGGGACCTCGTCTACGACGACCTGCTGGGAGTCTGCCAGAGACGGATCAAAGTCGGAACCCATCAGCACGACTGCTGCCTGGAGGAAGGCGGAACGCTCTATTACACATATACCCTTGGTGGTCAATAG